A genomic window from Terriglobia bacterium includes:
- a CDS encoding response regulator has product MEKLLIVDDDEALRRLVRLNLKDTYEIIDTGVPEEALALAMEHKPDAILLDLRMPHYSGFELCQMLTSFSRTQLIPVLIVSGEAGAQTKEFCRDLGAAAYFEKPVDFEALKACLARTVTTKRKERRSEVRVRLRVPLKLRGTDAQGKPFEAVTSTENVSLSGFLCGCAAVLQKDAIVGVYLASASEEYVGKARVVRAEAEGTPFPRYGMRFVEKEGRWVLQ; this is encoded by the coding sequence ATGGAAAAGCTGCTGATTGTGGACGACGACGAAGCCCTGCGGCGCCTGGTGCGCCTGAATCTGAAAGACACGTATGAAATCATCGACACCGGAGTGCCCGAAGAGGCGCTGGCGCTGGCCATGGAGCACAAGCCCGACGCCATTCTGCTGGACTTGAGGATGCCGCACTATTCCGGATTCGAACTCTGCCAGATGCTCACCTCGTTCAGCCGCACGCAGTTGATTCCCGTGCTGATCGTGAGCGGAGAGGCCGGGGCGCAGACCAAGGAATTCTGCCGCGATCTCGGGGCAGCAGCCTACTTCGAAAAGCCGGTAGACTTCGAGGCTTTGAAGGCGTGTCTGGCGCGAACGGTGACCACGAAGCGCAAGGAACGGCGCAGCGAAGTGCGCGTGCGCCTGCGCGTGCCGCTGAAGCTGCGCGGAACCGACGCCCAGGGGAAGCCCTTCGAAGCCGTGACGAGCACGGAGAACGTCAGCTTGAGCGGCTTTCTCTGCGGATGCGCCGCAGTCTTGCAGAAGGACGCCATCGTCGGGGTGTATCTGGCCAGCGCAAGCGAAGAGTACGTGGGCAAGGCCCGGGTGGTGCGCGCCGAGGCCGAGGGCACACCGTTCCCGCGGTACGGCATGCGCTTTGTCGAAAAAGAAGGGCGCTGGGTGCTGCAGTAG
- the purH gene encoding bifunctional phosphoribosylaminoimidazolecarboxamide formyltransferase/IMP cyclohydrolase — translation MPVARALISVFDKTGVVDFAKRLAALRIEIVSTGGTAKLLREAGLAVRDVAELTGWPEMLGGRVKTLHPKVHGGLLFRRNLAEDRKQAEEHGIAPIDLVAVNLYPFEATAAKAGLTAEELIENIDIGGPTMLRSAAKNFESVTVVCDPGDYGRVAGELEATGETALATRLELARKVYATTSRYDGMITTELERLTAAAGRVALGEKAVLPERLHLALERQRPLRYGENPHQAAALYVPAGRAAAGLAAAKQLQGKELSYNNYVDLEAARSLAGEFRRPAAVIIKHNNPCGTAEQETLLEAYRKAYACDPVSAFGGVLAFNRVVDGATAEEVAKLFVECIVAPGFEEQALAALGAKKNLRLLELPAGGLDPERAPQLKQISGGVLVQQPDLGELNEAELKVATKRAPTAAELAALKFAWKVAKHVKSNAIVFARDGQTLGVGAGQMSRVDSVKLAVMKAQNPLAGCVVASDAFFPFADGVEEAAKAGATAVIQPGGSVRDAEVIAAADRLNLAMVFTGMRHFLH, via the coding sequence ATGCCGGTGGCGCGGGCGCTCATCAGTGTTTTCGATAAAACAGGGGTTGTGGACTTTGCCAAGCGGCTGGCCGCGCTGCGCATCGAGATCGTCTCGACGGGAGGGACGGCCAAGCTACTGCGGGAAGCGGGGCTGGCGGTGCGCGACGTGGCCGAACTGACGGGCTGGCCGGAGATGCTGGGCGGGCGGGTAAAGACGCTGCATCCGAAGGTGCACGGCGGGCTGCTGTTCCGGCGCAATCTGGCCGAGGACCGCAAGCAGGCCGAGGAACATGGGATCGCGCCGATCGATCTGGTGGCAGTGAACCTATACCCGTTCGAAGCCACGGCGGCCAAGGCGGGGCTGACCGCGGAAGAGCTGATCGAGAATATCGACATCGGCGGGCCGACGATGCTGCGGAGTGCGGCGAAGAATTTCGAGAGCGTGACGGTGGTGTGCGATCCGGGGGATTACGGGCGGGTGGCCGGGGAGCTGGAGGCGACGGGGGAGACGGCGCTGGCCACGCGGCTGGAACTGGCGCGCAAGGTGTACGCCACGACGTCGCGCTACGACGGGATGATCACGACGGAGCTGGAGCGGCTGACGGCAGCGGCGGGGCGCGTGGCGCTGGGGGAGAAGGCGGTGCTGCCGGAGCGGCTGCACCTGGCGCTGGAGCGGCAGCGGCCGCTGCGCTATGGCGAGAACCCGCACCAGGCGGCGGCGCTGTACGTGCCGGCGGGGCGCGCGGCGGCGGGGCTGGCCGCGGCGAAGCAGCTGCAGGGCAAGGAGCTTTCCTACAACAATTACGTGGACCTGGAAGCGGCGCGCAGCCTGGCGGGAGAGTTCCGGCGGCCGGCAGCGGTGATCATCAAGCACAATAATCCGTGCGGGACGGCGGAGCAGGAGACGCTGCTGGAGGCGTACCGGAAGGCGTATGCCTGCGATCCGGTGTCGGCGTTCGGCGGGGTGCTGGCGTTTAACCGCGTGGTGGACGGGGCGACGGCGGAAGAGGTGGCCAAGCTGTTCGTGGAGTGCATCGTGGCGCCAGGCTTTGAGGAGCAGGCGCTGGCGGCGCTGGGGGCGAAGAAAAATCTGCGGCTGCTGGAGCTGCCGGCGGGCGGGCTGGATCCCGAGCGCGCGCCGCAACTCAAACAGATCTCCGGCGGAGTGCTGGTGCAGCAGCCGGACCTGGGGGAATTGAACGAGGCGGAATTGAAGGTGGCCACGAAGCGCGCGCCGACGGCGGCAGAGCTGGCGGCGCTGAAGTTCGCGTGGAAGGTGGCCAAGCACGTGAAGTCCAACGCCATCGTGTTTGCGCGGGACGGGCAGACGCTGGGCGTGGGCGCGGGGCAGATGAGCCGCGTGGATTCGGTGAAGCTGGCGGTGATGAAGGCGCAGAATCCGCTGGCGGGCTGCGTGGTGGCCTCGGACGCGTTCTTTCCGTTCGCGGACGGCGTGGAAGAGGCGGCGAAGGCCGGGGCCACGGCGGTGATTCAGCCGGGCGGGTCGGTGCGCGACGCCGAGGTGATTGCCGCGGCGGACCGGCTGAACCTGGCCATGGTGTTTACCGGGATGCGGCACTTCCTGCACTGA
- a CDS encoding arsenate reductase ArsC codes for MKPKRVLILCTGNSARSQMAEGLLRHLGGSAVEVHSAGTRPAGLNPLAVQAMREIAVDISAQRSKSVAEFDGQRFDTVITVCDSAAEQCPIFPGAPQRLHWSLPDPAAVAGSPEEQLAAFRAVRNTLETRLREFLSSENTPPHAGPMPT; via the coding sequence ATGAAGCCGAAGCGCGTCCTTATCCTCTGCACCGGCAACTCCGCGCGCAGCCAGATGGCCGAAGGCCTGCTCCGTCACCTCGGTGGCTCCGCCGTCGAGGTCCACAGCGCGGGAACCCGGCCCGCCGGCCTTAATCCCCTGGCGGTTCAGGCTATGCGCGAGATCGCCGTGGACATTTCCGCCCAGCGCTCCAAATCCGTGGCCGAATTCGACGGCCAGCGCTTCGACACCGTCATCACCGTCTGCGACAGCGCCGCCGAACAGTGCCCCATCTTCCCCGGCGCGCCGCAGCGCCTGCATTGGAGTCTGCCCGACCCCGCCGCGGTTGCCGGCTCCCCCGAAGAACAACTCGCGGCCTTCCGCGCCGTCCGCAACACCCTCGAAACGCGCCTCCGCGAATTTCTCTCCTCGGAGAACACCCCGCCCCATGCGGGTCCCATGCCCACCTGA
- a CDS encoding arsenite methyltransferase: MSDTNIQEAVKQKYAAAARQVTSGGSACCGGGAELSACDPITTDLYDETQKAALPTEAVTASLGCGNPTALAQLKPGEIVLDLGSGGGIDVLLSARRVGPAGKAYGLDMTDEMLALARENQRKAGVQNAEFLKGTIESIPLPDNSVDVIISNCVINLSGDKDRVLAEAFRVLKPGGRFAVSDVVVRGEVPAAIRKSIELWAGCIAGALEEREYREKLARAGFTSIAVEPTRIYRAEEARGYLAHSGLDADAIAPLIDGKFMSAFVRAAKPVAQTACCGPACCA; the protein is encoded by the coding sequence ATGTCCGACACCAACATTCAGGAAGCGGTTAAACAGAAGTACGCGGCGGCGGCCCGCCAGGTCACCAGCGGCGGCAGCGCCTGCTGCGGCGGCGGCGCCGAACTTTCCGCTTGCGATCCCATCACCACCGATCTCTACGACGAAACCCAGAAAGCCGCTCTCCCCACCGAGGCCGTCACCGCTTCCCTCGGCTGCGGCAATCCCACCGCCCTCGCCCAGCTGAAACCCGGGGAGATCGTCCTCGACCTCGGCTCCGGCGGCGGCATTGACGTCCTGCTCTCGGCGCGCCGCGTCGGCCCCGCGGGCAAAGCCTATGGCCTGGACATGACCGACGAGATGCTGGCCCTGGCGCGGGAGAACCAGCGCAAGGCCGGCGTCCAGAACGCCGAATTCCTGAAAGGCACGATCGAAAGCATTCCCCTGCCTGATAATTCCGTGGATGTCATCATCTCCAATTGCGTGATCAATCTTTCCGGCGACAAGGACCGCGTCCTTGCCGAAGCTTTCCGCGTGCTCAAGCCCGGCGGCCGCTTCGCCGTCTCCGACGTCGTCGTGCGCGGCGAAGTTCCCGCGGCCATCCGCAAGAGCATCGAGCTGTGGGCCGGCTGCATCGCCGGCGCCCTCGAAGAGCGCGAGTACCGCGAAAAGCTGGCGCGCGCAGGCTTCACCTCCATCGCCGTCGAACCCACGCGCATCTACCGCGCCGAGGAAGCCCGGGGCTATCTGGCACACAGCGGCTTGGACGCCGACGCCATCGCTCCGCTCATTGACGGCAAATTCATGAGCGCCTTCGTCCGCGCCGCCAAGCCCGTCGCGCAAACCGCGTGTTGTGGCCCAGCCTGCTGCGCATAG
- a CDS encoding metalloregulator ArsR/SmtB family transcription factor produces the protein MKPDPLLVSRTAQRFAALGAAPRLQIVRALLAAHPGGLCAGDIQEELGIPASTLSHHLEKLKQVGLITVQRDRQFLWYAAETGALRELLGFLYDECCTRSRAVAPEAIVHLKA, from the coding sequence ATGAAGCCCGATCCCCTTCTCGTTTCCCGCACTGCTCAGCGCTTTGCCGCTCTCGGCGCCGCCCCGCGTTTGCAGATCGTCCGCGCTCTGCTGGCCGCGCACCCCGGGGGCCTCTGTGCCGGAGACATTCAGGAAGAGCTGGGCATCCCCGCTTCGACCCTCTCCCATCACCTGGAAAAACTGAAGCAGGTGGGACTGATCACGGTGCAGCGCGACCGCCAGTTCTTGTGGTATGCCGCGGAAACCGGCGCCCTGCGCGAATTGCTCGGGTTTCTCTACGACGAGTGCTGCACGCGCAGCCGCGCCGTAGCCCCGGAGGCCATCGTGCACCTGAAGGCCTGA
- a CDS encoding tetratricopeptide repeat protein, with translation MNLLRGFTGKLMMAALGVSAAGLSLCGQQAPAAAAAPVFAAAGAGPSQPQGAVSGASRADAYYNYMMGHIAELRYESTSQTEYATQALEYYKRAYALDPGTPVIGERLAEMYWKAQRVPDAVREATEILRRNPDDLAARRLLARIYLLSLGDLNAVSGQPEALQQAAEQYREILRLDPADLESALWLARLYRLQNANEKAEEVLRGILKREPENEAAVEQLTQLLSDEGRSEEAAKLLEGLTGQSPSPAMLDLLGDTYTQMRELGKAERAFRKAAELEPAELGHLRGLGQTLLAEEKYKEALGVYQRLAEAEPENAEVFLRLGQIYRELHQLEEAENSLVKARQKAPGNIEVLYNEALLYEAQGRYEDAIRVLSDTAAGMKGQADTVPSIRRTLAILYQQLGQLYREVQNYQAAIYSFEEMQRMGENEDRRARLLMIDTWRAAKNMPRALEEAKKALEKYPNDPGIRASQALLLGESGQVERAVEILRSQLTHTAADRDTYLNMAQIYERARRFPEAEKTARLAEALPGGARENEMAWFLLGAIYERQKQFDRAETEFKKALAVNPRNASVLNYYGYMLGDLGLRLDEAHALVERALAEEPYNGAYLDSLGWIYFKQNKMAEAETTLRKALQRESVDPTIHSHLGDVYFHTGRKELAAAEWEKALAEWRRALPSELEAEKFAELEKKLEQVKHRIAAQKPAGESAKPQ, from the coding sequence ATGAACCTACTTCGTGGCTTTACCGGCAAGCTGATGATGGCGGCGCTGGGGGTTTCGGCGGCCGGGCTGTCGCTGTGCGGGCAGCAGGCGCCCGCGGCCGCAGCGGCGCCAGTGTTCGCGGCGGCCGGTGCCGGGCCGAGCCAGCCGCAGGGTGCGGTGAGCGGAGCGAGCCGCGCCGACGCCTACTACAATTACATGATGGGGCACATCGCGGAACTGCGGTACGAGTCCACGAGCCAGACGGAGTATGCAACGCAGGCGCTGGAATATTACAAGCGGGCCTACGCGCTCGATCCCGGGACACCGGTGATCGGGGAACGCCTGGCGGAGATGTACTGGAAGGCGCAACGGGTGCCCGACGCGGTGCGCGAAGCGACGGAGATCCTGCGGCGCAATCCGGACGATCTGGCGGCGCGGCGGCTGTTGGCGCGCATTTACTTGCTGAGCCTGGGGGACCTGAACGCGGTTTCGGGGCAGCCGGAAGCGCTGCAGCAAGCGGCGGAGCAGTATCGGGAAATTCTGCGCCTGGACCCGGCGGACCTGGAATCGGCGCTGTGGCTGGCGCGGCTCTACCGGCTGCAAAACGCCAACGAGAAGGCCGAAGAGGTGCTGCGCGGGATCCTGAAGCGGGAGCCGGAGAACGAAGCTGCGGTGGAGCAGCTGACGCAACTGTTGAGCGATGAAGGGCGGTCGGAAGAGGCGGCCAAGCTGCTGGAAGGGCTGACAGGACAGTCGCCGTCGCCGGCGATGCTGGACCTGCTGGGCGACACGTACACGCAGATGCGCGAGCTGGGCAAGGCCGAGCGGGCCTTCCGCAAGGCCGCCGAGCTGGAGCCGGCGGAACTGGGGCATCTGCGCGGCCTGGGGCAAACGCTGCTGGCGGAGGAAAAGTACAAGGAAGCGCTGGGAGTGTACCAGCGGCTGGCGGAGGCGGAGCCGGAAAATGCGGAGGTCTTTCTGCGGCTGGGGCAGATCTACCGCGAGCTGCACCAGTTGGAGGAGGCGGAAAACAGCCTGGTGAAGGCGCGGCAGAAGGCTCCGGGCAACATCGAGGTGCTGTACAACGAGGCGCTGTTGTATGAAGCGCAGGGGCGTTATGAAGACGCCATCCGGGTATTGTCGGATACCGCGGCGGGGATGAAGGGCCAGGCGGATACGGTGCCTTCGATCCGGCGCACGCTGGCCATCCTGTACCAGCAGCTGGGGCAGCTCTACCGCGAGGTGCAGAACTACCAGGCGGCCATTTACAGCTTCGAAGAGATGCAGCGAATGGGCGAGAACGAGGATCGCCGCGCGCGGCTGCTGATGATCGACACGTGGCGGGCGGCGAAAAACATGCCGCGGGCGCTGGAGGAAGCGAAGAAGGCGCTGGAGAAGTATCCGAACGATCCAGGGATCCGCGCCAGCCAGGCGCTGCTGCTGGGGGAAAGCGGGCAGGTGGAGCGGGCGGTGGAGATCCTGCGCAGCCAGCTGACGCACACGGCAGCGGACCGCGACACGTATTTGAATATGGCGCAGATCTACGAGCGGGCGCGGCGCTTCCCGGAAGCGGAGAAGACGGCCCGGCTGGCGGAAGCGCTGCCGGGCGGGGCGCGCGAGAACGAGATGGCGTGGTTTCTGCTGGGGGCGATCTACGAGCGGCAGAAGCAGTTTGACCGGGCGGAGACGGAATTCAAGAAGGCGCTGGCGGTGAATCCGCGCAACGCTTCGGTGCTGAACTATTACGGGTACATGCTGGGGGACCTGGGGCTGCGGCTGGACGAGGCGCACGCGCTGGTGGAGCGGGCGCTGGCCGAAGAGCCGTACAACGGGGCGTATCTGGACAGCCTGGGCTGGATCTATTTCAAGCAAAACAAGATGGCCGAGGCGGAGACCACACTGCGCAAGGCGCTGCAGCGGGAAAGCGTGGACCCCACGATTCACAGCCATCTCGGCGACGTCTATTTCCACACCGGGCGCAAGGAGCTGGCCGCGGCGGAATGGGAAAAGGCGCTGGCGGAGTGGCGCCGCGCGCTGCCTTCGGAACTGGAAGCGGAAAAATTCGCGGAGCTGGAAAAGAAACTGGAACAGGTGAAACACCGCATCGCGGCGCAGAAGCCCGCGGGCGAAAGCGCCAAGCCGCAATAG
- the ispE gene encoding 4-(cytidine 5'-diphospho)-2-C-methyl-D-erythritol kinase, protein MREVRIPAFAKINLRLEIFGKRPDGYHELRTIFQSVSLHDELRLRAAPRPGITLRIRGNEALASEPVEGNLVYRAVRALQEELRLRGGVEIELHKMIPAGGGLGGGSSDAAAALAGYLRLTRRTLPLPRLMELGASLGADVPFFLLGGRALGVNRGDEIYPLEDGPRQTVLIVVPRGIRVPTADAYRWLAAPALTKSAATPKLWRFCALSWSAQGTGLVNDFERAIFRRIPRLGKIKRALLREGAAEALLAGSGSAVFGVFPSPAKARRAVCGFPNDQTFVCETLSRERYLRALKRPV, encoded by the coding sequence ATGCGCGAAGTTCGCATTCCCGCGTTCGCCAAAATCAATCTGCGCCTGGAGATCTTCGGGAAGCGTCCCGACGGCTATCACGAGTTGCGCACGATTTTTCAGAGCGTTTCGCTGCACGACGAGCTGCGGCTGCGCGCGGCGCCGCGGCCGGGGATCACGCTGAGGATCCGCGGCAACGAAGCGCTAGCGAGCGAGCCGGTGGAAGGCAACCTGGTGTACCGGGCCGTCCGGGCGCTGCAGGAAGAGTTGCGGCTGCGTGGCGGAGTGGAGATCGAGCTGCACAAGATGATCCCCGCCGGGGGCGGGCTGGGAGGCGGGTCGAGCGACGCGGCGGCGGCGCTGGCGGGCTACCTGCGCTTGACGAGGCGGACGCTGCCGCTGCCGCGGCTGATGGAGCTGGGGGCGAGCCTGGGGGCGGACGTGCCGTTCTTTCTGCTCGGGGGGCGGGCGCTGGGAGTGAACCGCGGGGATGAAATCTATCCGCTGGAAGACGGGCCGCGGCAGACAGTGCTAATCGTGGTGCCGCGGGGCATCCGAGTGCCCACGGCGGACGCCTACCGCTGGCTGGCCGCTCCCGCGTTGACAAAATCCGCGGCAACCCCTAAACTTTGGAGGTTCTGTGCTCTCTCCTGGAGCGCGCAGGGAACGGGCCTGGTAAACGATTTCGAGCGGGCCATTTTCCGGCGCATCCCCCGGCTTGGGAAGATCAAGCGGGCCTTGCTTCGCGAAGGAGCCGCAGAAGCCTTGCTGGCGGGTAGCGGTTCGGCGGTGTTTGGAGTATTCCCGAGCCCAGCCAAGGCGCGCCGAGCCGTTTGCGGGTTTCCGAACGACCAGACGTTTGTCTGCGAGACTCTCTCCCGAGAGAGGTATCTGCGGGCGCTGAAACGTCCCGTTTGA